Proteins from a single region of Mycoplasma leachii PG50:
- the thiI gene encoding tRNA uracil 4-sulfurtransferase ThiI, whose product MKYILIRYGELTLKGNNRFQFIDKLISNIKFKLKQFNKEDIKFIKDHNSLTLEIKDELEIDVLKQLKTIFGIYSISIINYVNKDLDQIKKAVLEIAKNSKVKTFKLEVSRKDKSFSYTSIELKHILASEILKNTNHLIVDVHNPELVIEIVVKKDHVDVFDNRIDGLKGLPVGISDKGLCLLSGGIDSPVSAFLTLKRGMQVDFIHFMTPPHTSHQALDKVFSLARQLAKYNISNFKLHICNFNLLLQELQHLIEPSYKITIMRRMFLRIANIIAKNNNNKAIITGESLGQVASQTIQSINVINNVSDLPILRPVITYDKEEIIKIAKFIDTYQTSILPFDDVCSMFVPKDPIIKPKLNIAIKLEENIFWNELLEETIKNNIKTFVYKNGEFVEE is encoded by the coding sequence ATGAAATATATATTAATTAGATATGGTGAATTAACTTTAAAAGGAAATAATCGGTTCCAATTTATAGATAAGTTAATTTCAAATATTAAATTCAAATTAAAACAATTTAACAAAGAAGATATTAAGTTTATAAAAGATCATAATTCTTTAACTTTAGAAATTAAAGATGAACTAGAAATTGATGTTTTAAAACAACTAAAAACCATATTTGGTATTTATTCAATTTCAATTATTAATTATGTTAATAAAGATTTAGATCAAATTAAAAAAGCAGTTTTAGAAATTGCTAAAAATTCAAAAGTTAAAACTTTTAAACTAGAAGTAAGTAGAAAAGATAAATCATTTAGTTATACAAGTATAGAATTAAAACACATTTTAGCAAGTGAAATTTTAAAAAATACTAATCATTTAATAGTTGATGTACATAACCCAGAATTAGTAATTGAAATAGTTGTTAAAAAAGATCATGTTGATGTTTTTGATAATAGGATTGATGGATTAAAAGGTTTACCAGTTGGAATTAGTGATAAAGGATTGTGTTTATTAAGTGGAGGAATTGATTCACCAGTTAGTGCTTTTTTAACTTTAAAAAGAGGTATGCAAGTAGATTTTATTCATTTTATGACTCCGCCTCATACTTCACATCAAGCTTTAGATAAAGTTTTTAGTTTAGCAAGACAATTAGCAAAATATAATATATCTAATTTTAAGTTACATATTTGTAATTTTAATTTGTTATTACAAGAATTACAGCACTTAATTGAACCTAGTTATAAAATTACAATTATGAGAAGAATGTTTTTAAGAATTGCAAATATCATTGCTAAAAATAATAATAATAAAGCAATTATTACTGGTGAAAGTCTAGGACAAGTTGCTAGTCAAACAATTCAAAGTATTAATGTAATTAATAATGTAAGTGATTTACCTATTTTAAGGCCTGTAATTACTTATGATAAAGAAGAAATTATTAAAATTGCTAAATTTATAGATACTTATCAAACTTCTATTTTACCTTTTGATGATGTATGTAGTATGTTTGTACCAAAAGATCCAATTATTAAACCAAAATTAAATATTGCAATTAAATTAGAAGAAAATATTTTTTGAAATGAACTACTAGAAGAAACTATAAAAAATAATATTAAAACATTTGTTTATAAAAATGGAGAATTTGTAGAAGAATAA
- the dhaM gene encoding dihydroxyacetone kinase phosphoryl donor subunit DhaM → MVGIVVISHSSKIAQGVVELAKQMANNVKIIPAGGTKENNIGTDIDLVLKAIYQAFDQNDGAIILFDLGSALMNAQMAIELLEPEIQQKVEIIDAALVEGTILAAINSSMNKSIKEIKQELINLKLNKI, encoded by the coding sequence ATGGTAGGAATAGTAGTGATTTCACATAGTAGCAAAATAGCTCAAGGTGTTGTTGAACTTGCTAAACAAATGGCAAATAATGTCAAAATTATTCCAGCAGGTGGAACTAAAGAAAATAATATTGGTACTGATATTGATTTAGTTTTAAAAGCAATTTATCAAGCTTTTGATCAAAATGATGGAGCTATTATTTTATTTGATTTAGGTTCAGCTTTAATGAATGCTCAAATGGCAATTGAATTATTAGAACCAGAAATTCAACAAAAAGTAGAAATAATTGATGCTGCTTTAGTTGAAGGAACAATCTTAGCAGCTATAAATAGTTCTATGAATAAAAGTATAAAAGAAATAAAGCAAGAATTAATTAATTTGAAATTAAATAAAATCTAA
- the rpsD gene encoding 30S ribosomal protein S4, with protein sequence MSRFIGSTFKKSRRFGFSILETGKEFSKGKKRITTPGQHGKERAKVKVSEYGQQLQEKQKVKFMYGLSERQFRNTFAKAKKMQGILGTNFLVLLESRLDNIVYRLGFSATRQGARQLVNHGHILVNGKKVDIPSYLLSVGDLVEVKSSMKKNEKVLEALQNNEATLEFVKVNKNEVKGEFVRLPERNELNSEISESLIVEWYNRLIKK encoded by the coding sequence ATGTCAAGATTTATAGGATCAACATTTAAAAAGTCTCGTAGATTTGGTTTTTCAATTCTTGAAACTGGAAAAGAATTTAGCAAAGGTAAAAAAAGAATAACAACACCAGGTCAACATGGTAAAGAAAGAGCTAAAGTTAAAGTTTCTGAATACGGTCAACAATTGCAAGAAAAACAAAAAGTTAAATTTATGTATGGACTAAGCGAAAGACAATTTAGAAATACTTTTGCAAAAGCTAAAAAAATGCAAGGAATTTTAGGAACTAATTTTTTAGTTTTATTAGAATCAAGATTAGATAATATTGTTTATAGATTAGGGTTTAGTGCTACTAGACAAGGTGCTAGACAATTAGTAAACCATGGTCATATTTTAGTAAATGGTAAAAAAGTAGATATTCCTTCATATTTATTAAGCGTTGGTGATTTAGTTGAGGTTAAATCATCAATGAAAAAAAATGAAAAAGTTTTAGAAGCATTACAAAATAATGAAGCAACTTTAGAATTTGTTAAAGTTAATAAAAATGAAGTTAAGGGTGAATTTGTAAGACTTCCAGAAAGAAATGAATTAAATAGTGAAATTAGTGAATCACTAATCGTTGAATGATACAACCGTTTAATTAAAAAATAA